One genomic segment of Hevea brasiliensis isolate MT/VB/25A 57/8 chromosome 3, ASM3005281v1, whole genome shotgun sequence includes these proteins:
- the LOC110652272 gene encoding RHOMBOID-like protein 1, which produces MEREHHPAPPSPSPEIQIRVNSKRANNVIHPVETGTPQLLSQSPALYTEVKHFKKWVPWIIPAFVIANIVMFIITMYVNNCPKNSVSCIARFLGRFSFQPFKENPLLGPSSTTLQKLGALDVTKVVDEHQGWRLLTCNWLHGGVFHLLANMLSLLVIGIRLEQEFGFVKIGLLYVISGFGGSLLSALFIQSNISVGASGALFGLLGAMLSELITNWSIYTNKVAAFITLLVIIVINLAVGILPHVDNFAHIGGFLSGFFLGFVFLIRPQFGWVSQRYASRGYFPVSVKSKFKAYQCILWIISLIIVIVGFTIGLVLLLRGVDANEHCSWCHYLSCVPTGKWSCNTEPASCLSNQFGNQLNLTCTTNGKSTTYTLPDATSSKIQGLCTQLCR; this is translated from the exons ATGGAGAGGGAGCATCATCCTGCTCCTCCTTCTCCATCGCCGGAGATCCAAATCAGGGTCAATTCCAAGAGGGCAAACAACGTTATACACCCAGTAGAAACAGGCACTCCTCAATTGCTGTCTCAGAGTCCAGCTTTGTACACAGAAGTTAAGCATTTCAAGAAATGGGTACCTTGGATTATACCTGCTTTTGTCATTGCCAATATTGTTATGTTCATTATCACCATGTATGTCAATAACTGTCCCAAGAATTCTGTCTCTTGCATTGCTCGTTTTCTGGGTAGATTTTCCTTTCAGCCTTTTAAGGAGAACCCACTTCTCGGCCCTTCTTCGACCAC GCTGCAGAAGTTGGGGGCTTTAGATGTGACTAAGGTGGTTGATGAGCACCAGGGATGGCGTCTCCTCACCTGCAATTGGTTACATGGAGGAGTTTTTCATTTGTTGGCAAATATGCTTAGTCTCTTAGTTATTGGGATTCGGCTTGAACAAGAATTTGGATTTG TTAAGATTGGATTGCTATATGTCATCTCTGGATTTGGTGGGAGTTTGTTGTCAGCTCTTTTCATCCAATCAAATATCTCTGTTGGTGCTTCTGGTGCACTTTTTGGTCTACTTGGGGCAATGCTTTCtgaactcatcactaattggtcaATATATACCAACAAG GTAGCAGCTTTCATCACTCTTTTGGTCATCATTGTAATCAATTTAGCAGTAGGAATTCTACcacatgttgacaactttgcccaTATTGGAGGATttctttctggtttctttcttgggTTTGTATTTCTGATACGCCCACAGTTTGGATGGGTTAGCCAAAGATATGCTTCTCGTGGATATTTTCCAGTTTcagttaaatctaaattcaaggcCTATCAGTGCATATTGTGGATCATTTCTCTTATCATTGTCATTGTCGG GTTTACTATTGGCCTGGTTCTGCTTCTACGGGGAGTTGATGCAAATGAACATTGTTCGTGGTGCCATTATTTGTCTTGTGTGCCTACTGGAAAATGGAGCTGTAACACCGAGCCTGCTTCCTGCTTG TCTAACCAATTCGGCAACCAGCTAAATTTGACGTGCACAACCAATGGAAAATCCACCACATACACACTGCCAGATGCAACAAGTTCTAAGATTCAGGGGTTGTGTACTCAGCTCTGTCGATGA